From the genome of Ananas comosus cultivar F153 linkage group 18, ASM154086v1, whole genome shotgun sequence, one region includes:
- the LOC109724169 gene encoding U-box domain-containing protein 33-like isoform X1: MLPTSIPRSGIREGAYPARGNAYSPPNPIPRGDEGEELVEVGAMEILSPSPPPRPAVERYGGGGGGGAGPAMMGLRRVAPAPGARDGRVEGRLHVAVGRSPEKTLGLLRWAFRRFGCREIGLVHVHQPSPVIPTLLGKIPVNQANEELVSNHRLVEKEATKKILLSYVNFCQKAQVQASIIVTETDQIQNGIVHLVEQYGIKKLIMGSTPDNCFKLKGIYNKAAFLAKYAPSFCEIWFVCKGRHIWTREASSDSDSYFSIYGPDDNTLRKRLCFSSLNNFNNHSLIPNQEYIANDTVATADPHGDRSVDLTECDTNFMYNTHVFGNLNLQEPTPLARIDSGFSSETEQKLEQDFVYDNLKEVAIEAERSKKAAFAELVKRKQIESEVAEAFARVEASKAAQARETKIREELEAQLLTIKRRREELLNQRDEDVRELESAMRMLAVLDSRAQEAALCRDDAAAELEAIQSSIEILKLKRQNIKHQADKGVGQRSHNISPNCNVIGFVDDSYKFTEFTLSDLQTATCDFSESFKMGQGGYACVYKGEIMSRSVVIKKLLSHNFRGSMEFQQEVYVLSKLRHPHLVTLIGACPEALALVYEYLPKGSLQDCLFSRGTNPPLTWKMRARIIAEVSSALLFLHSSKPEKIIHGDLKPDNIFLDSNFHSKICDFGICRLVPEETVNYPLFRRSTEPKGSFPYSDPEYQRTELLAPKSDVYSFGIIILQILTGKLPLGLPNEVRRCMSLGKLSSILDPTAGEWPTDVAIRLAEFGLQCCELNVRDRPELTPEIVRELEQLHLMKERPVPSFFLCPILQEIMHDPQVAADGFTYEGRALRGWLENGRETSPMTNLKLKHLNLTPNHALRFAIQDWLCQS, from the exons ATGCTCCCTACTAGTATTCCCCGGAGCGGAATAAGAGAGGGGGCTTATCCCGCACGCGGTAACGCTTATTCACCTCCTAATCCCATTCCCAGAGGAGACGAGGGGGAGGAGCTCGTCGAGGTCGGAGCCATGGAGATACTTAGCCCCTCGCCGCCCCCGAGACCCGCCGTTGAACGctacggaggaggaggaggaggaggagcggggcCGGCGATGATGGGGCTCCGGCGGGTGGCGCCGGCGCCGGGGGCGAGGGACGGTCGGGTGGAGGGGAGGCTCCACGTCGCCGTGGGGAGGTCGCCGGAGAAGACGCTAGGGTTGCTCCGCTGGGCGTTTCGGAGGTTCGGGTGTAGGGAGATCGGGCTCGTCCATGTGCACCAACCCTCCCCCGTCATCCCCACCCTGT TAGGAAAGATTCCAGTAAATCAAGCAAATGAGGAACTGGTGTCTAATCATCGATTGGTGGAGAAAGAAGCAACAAAGAAAATTCTACTGAGTTATGTGAATTTTTGTCAAAAGGCTCAG GTGCAAGCAAGCATTATTGTGACTGAAACTGATCAAATTCAGAATGGAATCGTTCATCTGGTGGAGCAGTACGGGATCAAGAAGCTCATTATGGGGTCAACACCGGATAA TTGCTTCAAGTTGAAAGGGATCTATAATAAGGCAGCTTTTTTGGCAAAATATGCTCCTTCATTTTGCGAAATATGGTTTGTTTGCAAAGGCCGACATATCTGGACAAGGGAGGCCAGCTCAGACTCAGACTCTTACTTCTCTATTTATGGTCCAGATGACAACACACTTCGAAAAAGACTATGCTTTAGTTCCTTAAATAACTTTAACAACCACAGTCTCATACCCAATCAAGAATATATCGCAAATGACACTGTCGCCACAGCAGACCCACACGGAGACAGAAGTGTAGATCTGACAGAATGTGATACCAACTTTATGTATAATACTCACGTTTTTggtaatttaaatttacaagaACCAACTCCTTTAGCCAGAATTGATTCCGGTTTTTCATCGGAGACAGAACAAAAG CTTGAGCAGGACTTTGTGTATGACAATCTCAAAGAAGTTGCAATCGAAGCCGAAAGATCTAAAAAGGCGGCTTTTGCAGAACTAGTGAAGCGCAAGCAAATAGAATCGGAAGTTGCAGAAGCTTTTGCTAGG GTTGAAGCTTCTAAAGCAGCCCAAGCCCGTGAAACCAAAATTAGAGAAGAACTTGAAGCTCAGTTGTTAACCATCAAGAGACGGCGTGAGGAGCTCTTGAATCAGAGAGATGAAGATGTGAGAGAGCTGGAAAGTGCCATGAGGATGTTAGCCGTCCTTGATTCCCGTGCTCAAGAAGCGGCCCTTTGCAGGGATGACGCTGCTGCGGAACTTGAGGCCATCCAGTCTTCCATTGAGATCCTCAAGCTAAAGAGACAAAACATCAAACATCAGGCAGACAAAGGTGTTGGCCAGCGCAGCCACAACATATCTCCGAACTGCAATGTGATCGGGTTTGTCGACGATTCGTATAAGTTCACAGAATTCACCTTGTCGGATCTGCAAACTGCTACTTGCGATTTCTCGGAAAGCTTCAAAATGGGGCAAGGAGGCTATGCTTGTGTATATAAAGGAGAAATTATGAGTAGAAGTGTAGTGATCAAAAAATTGCTTTCACATAATTTCCGAGGCTCCATGGAGTTTCAACAAGAG GTTTATGTTCTTAGCAAACTGAGGCATCCTCATCTTGTTACCCTAATCGGTGCTTGCCCAGAAGCCCTAGCTCTTGTTTACGAGTATTTACCAAAAGGGTCCCTCCAAGATTGCCTCTTCTCGCGAGGCACCAATCCACCATTAACATGGAAAATGCGTGCCAGGATTATTGCTGAGGTCTCAAGCGCGCTCCTCTTTCTGCACTCCTCCAAACCGGAAAAGATCATCCACGGTGATCTAAAACCTGATAACATCTTTCTCGATTCAAACTTCCACTCCAAGATCTGTGATTTCGGTATTTGCAGACTAGTCCCTGAGGAAACAGTAAATTACCCCTTGTTCCGGAGAAGCACAGAGCCTAAAGGTTCATTCCCTTATTCTGACCCGGAATATCAGAGAACCGAACTTTTGGCTCCAAAGTCCGATGTATATTCCTTTGGGATCATTATCCTTCAGATTCTCACAGGAAAACTGCCTCTAGGGTTACCGAATGAAGTAAGGCGGTGCATGTCATTGGGGAAGCTGTCATCGATATTGGATCCGACAGCTGGAGAGTGGCCAACTGATGTGGCGATAAGGCTCGCAGAGTTTGGCTTGCAATGCTGCGAGTTGAATGTTCGTGATCGGCCTGAGTTGACGCCGGAAATTGTGAGGGAGTTGGAACAGCTACATTTGATGAAGGAAAGGCCGGTGCCTTCCTTCTTCCTATGCCCAATTCTTCAG GAAATAATGCATGATCCACAGGTGGCGGCGGATGGCTTCACTTATGAAGGGCGCGCTTTGCGGGGTTGGTTGGAGAATGGTAGAGAAACATCTCCTATGACCAATTTGAAGCTAAAGCACCTGAATCTTACTCCCAACCACGCTCTTCGATTCGCCATCCAGGATTGGCTTTGCCAATCTTGA
- the LOC109723899 gene encoding probable protein phosphatase 2C 4, translating to MGNGLAKLSPCIPVADDGRRRHVSVASEPFPDDGLGGSFFSISGAAISANPSTPLSTSAELLNELTCSSAASFESSRSFASVPLQPLPRFSASLSWPLSGPVSDHLPERAVVSGPLEPRPALFSGPLDRPSPSHSSSSSVSSRLHRSVSQIIAERRAVRSRRSAANLSFLRGLTRAVARAVAPASKLRRSHDPHPHPMKPKPHGAEEPCFAEARGASVQWAQGKAGEDRVHVVVSEEHGWVFVGIYDGFNGPDATDYLLSNLYSAVHGELRGLLWEQHQRDGHDGDDGDDHLHLHCCDEERQSLGACLKSAWGEERSDLDRKLQAQLRKSNSGLSVQHRKVLRAVSQALRKTEEAYLNAADKMLAKNPELALMGSCLLVLLMKGEDVYIMNVGDSRAVLAQKSEPDLTGILGKATQDLERFKLEMLRELEAYEMDELSGLTAMQLTLDHSTSVDDEVRRIRHEHPEDPSSVVNGRVKGSLKVTRAFGAGYLKQPKWNKALLERFRVDYVGTAPYITCNPFLRYHRLTPKDRFLILSSDGLYQYFTNEEVVAQVGMFAANNPEGDPAQYLVEQVLLQAASKAGMDFHELIEIPQGERRLYHDDVSIIIISLEGRIWRSSV from the exons ATGGGTAACGGCTTGGCCAAGCTCAGCCCCTGCATCCCCGTCGCCGACGACGGGCGCCGCCGCCACGTCTCCGTCGCCTCCGAGCCCTTCCCCGACGACGGCCTCGGCGGctccttcttctccatctcCGGCGCAGCCATCAGCGCGAACCCGTCGACCCCGCTCTCGACGTCGGCGGAGCTGCTCAACGAGCTCACGTGCTCCTCCGCCGCGTCCTTCGAGAGCTCCCGCTCGTTCGCCTCGGTCCCGCTCCAGCCCCTCCCCCGCTTCTCGGCGTCGCTCTCGTGGCCCCTCTCGGGCCCCGTCTCCGACCACCTCCCGGAGCGGGCCGTCGTGTCGGGCCCATTGGAGCCCCGCCCCGCCCTCTTCTCCGGGCCCCTCGACCGCCCCTCCCCGTcccactcctcctcctcctccgtctccTCCCGCCTCCACCGCAGCGTCTCCCAGATCATCGCCGAGCGCCGCGCAGTGCGCTCCCGCCGCAGCGCCGCCAACCTCTCCTTCCTCCGCGGCCTCACCCGCGCCGTCGCCCGCGCCGTCGCCCCCGCCTCCAAGCTCCGCCGCAGCCAcgacccccacccccaccccatGAAGCCCAAGCCTCACGGCGCCGAGGAGCCCTGCTTCGCGGAGGCGCGCGGCGCGAGCGTGCAGTGGGCGCAGGGGAAGGCCGGGGAGGACCGGGTCCACGTGGTGGTGTCGGAGGAGCACGGCTGGGTCTTCGTCGGCATCTACGACGGCTTCAACGGCCCCGACGCCACCGACTACCTCCTCTCCAACCTCTACTCCGCCGTGCACGGCGAGCTCAGGGGCCTCCTCTGGGAGCAGCACCAACGGGACGGacacgacggcgacgacggcgacgaccacctccacctccactgcTGCGACGAAGAGCGCCAGAGCCTCGGAGCGTGCCTCAAATCGGCCTGGGGCGAGGAAAGATCCGACCTTGATCGCAAATTGCAAGCCCAACTGCGCAAATCCAACTCGGGGCTTTCCGTACAGCACCGCAAGGTGCTAAGAGCGGTTTCCCAGGCTCTGAGAAAGACGGAGGAGGCCTATTTGAACGCCGCCGATAAGATGCTTGCGAAAAATCCCGAACTAGCCCTCATGGGCTCTTGCCTTCTCGTCCTGCTCATGAAGGGGGAGGACGTCTATATCATGAATGTCGGGGATAGCCGCGCCGTCTTGGCGCAGAAGAGCGAGCCCGATCTCACGGGAATTCTCGGGAAGGCGACGCAGGACCTGGAGAGGTTTAAGCTGGAGATGCTCCGCGAGCTCGAGGCCTATGAGATGGACGAGCTGTCGGGCTTGACGGCGATGCAATTGACGCTGGATCACAGCACTTCGGTCGATGAT GAAGTGAGGAGAATAAGACATGAACATCCGGAGGATCCTTCCTCGGTGGTGAACGGCCGGGTGAAGGGTTCTTTGAAGGTCACTAGAGCTTTCGGGGCCGGCTATCTGAAGCAG CCCAAATGGAATAAAGCACTCTTGGAGAGGTTCAGGGTCGATTATGTTGGCACCGCCCCGTACATCACATGCAATCCATTTCTGCGGTACCACAGACTCACCCCGAAGGACCGGTTTCTAATTCTATCATCCGATGGGCTTTACCAGTATTTTACGAACGAAGAGGTGGTTGCTCAAGTTGGGATGTTCGCTGCAAACAACCCTGAAGGCGATCCAGCTCAATACCTCGTTGAACAAGTGCTGCTACAAGCAGCAAGTAAAGCTG GCATGGATTTCCACGAGTTAATTGAAATACCGCAAGGAGAGCGACGACTGTATCATGACGATGTTTCCATCATAATCATTTCCTTGGAAGGACGAATATGGAGATCGTCTGTGTAA
- the LOC109724169 gene encoding U-box domain-containing protein 33-like isoform X2, with protein sequence MLPTSIPRSGIREGAYPARGNAYSPPNPIPRGDEGEELVEVGAMEILSPSPPPRPAVERYGGGGGGGAGPAMMGLRRVAPAPGARDGRVEGRLHVAVGRSPEKTLGLLRWAFRRFGCREIGLVHVHQPSPVIPTLLGKIPVNQANEELVSNHRLVEKEATKKILLSYVNFCQKAQVQASIIVTETDQIQNGIVHLVEQYGIKKLIMGSTPDNCFKLKGIYNKAAFLAKYAPSFCEIWFVCKGRHIWTREASSDSDSYFSIYGPDDNTLRKRLCFSSLNNFNNHSLIPNQEYIANDTVATADPHGDRSVDLTECDTNFMYNTHVFGNLNLQEPTPLARIDSGFSSETEQKDFVYDNLKEVAIEAERSKKAAFAELVKRKQIESEVAEAFARVEASKAAQARETKIREELEAQLLTIKRRREELLNQRDEDVRELESAMRMLAVLDSRAQEAALCRDDAAAELEAIQSSIEILKLKRQNIKHQADKGVGQRSHNISPNCNVIGFVDDSYKFTEFTLSDLQTATCDFSESFKMGQGGYACVYKGEIMSRSVVIKKLLSHNFRGSMEFQQEVYVLSKLRHPHLVTLIGACPEALALVYEYLPKGSLQDCLFSRGTNPPLTWKMRARIIAEVSSALLFLHSSKPEKIIHGDLKPDNIFLDSNFHSKICDFGICRLVPEETVNYPLFRRSTEPKGSFPYSDPEYQRTELLAPKSDVYSFGIIILQILTGKLPLGLPNEVRRCMSLGKLSSILDPTAGEWPTDVAIRLAEFGLQCCELNVRDRPELTPEIVRELEQLHLMKERPVPSFFLCPILQEIMHDPQVAADGFTYEGRALRGWLENGRETSPMTNLKLKHLNLTPNHALRFAIQDWLCQS encoded by the exons ATGCTCCCTACTAGTATTCCCCGGAGCGGAATAAGAGAGGGGGCTTATCCCGCACGCGGTAACGCTTATTCACCTCCTAATCCCATTCCCAGAGGAGACGAGGGGGAGGAGCTCGTCGAGGTCGGAGCCATGGAGATACTTAGCCCCTCGCCGCCCCCGAGACCCGCCGTTGAACGctacggaggaggaggaggaggaggagcggggcCGGCGATGATGGGGCTCCGGCGGGTGGCGCCGGCGCCGGGGGCGAGGGACGGTCGGGTGGAGGGGAGGCTCCACGTCGCCGTGGGGAGGTCGCCGGAGAAGACGCTAGGGTTGCTCCGCTGGGCGTTTCGGAGGTTCGGGTGTAGGGAGATCGGGCTCGTCCATGTGCACCAACCCTCCCCCGTCATCCCCACCCTGT TAGGAAAGATTCCAGTAAATCAAGCAAATGAGGAACTGGTGTCTAATCATCGATTGGTGGAGAAAGAAGCAACAAAGAAAATTCTACTGAGTTATGTGAATTTTTGTCAAAAGGCTCAG GTGCAAGCAAGCATTATTGTGACTGAAACTGATCAAATTCAGAATGGAATCGTTCATCTGGTGGAGCAGTACGGGATCAAGAAGCTCATTATGGGGTCAACACCGGATAA TTGCTTCAAGTTGAAAGGGATCTATAATAAGGCAGCTTTTTTGGCAAAATATGCTCCTTCATTTTGCGAAATATGGTTTGTTTGCAAAGGCCGACATATCTGGACAAGGGAGGCCAGCTCAGACTCAGACTCTTACTTCTCTATTTATGGTCCAGATGACAACACACTTCGAAAAAGACTATGCTTTAGTTCCTTAAATAACTTTAACAACCACAGTCTCATACCCAATCAAGAATATATCGCAAATGACACTGTCGCCACAGCAGACCCACACGGAGACAGAAGTGTAGATCTGACAGAATGTGATACCAACTTTATGTATAATACTCACGTTTTTggtaatttaaatttacaagaACCAACTCCTTTAGCCAGAATTGATTCCGGTTTTTCATCGGAGACAGAACAAAAG GACTTTGTGTATGACAATCTCAAAGAAGTTGCAATCGAAGCCGAAAGATCTAAAAAGGCGGCTTTTGCAGAACTAGTGAAGCGCAAGCAAATAGAATCGGAAGTTGCAGAAGCTTTTGCTAGG GTTGAAGCTTCTAAAGCAGCCCAAGCCCGTGAAACCAAAATTAGAGAAGAACTTGAAGCTCAGTTGTTAACCATCAAGAGACGGCGTGAGGAGCTCTTGAATCAGAGAGATGAAGATGTGAGAGAGCTGGAAAGTGCCATGAGGATGTTAGCCGTCCTTGATTCCCGTGCTCAAGAAGCGGCCCTTTGCAGGGATGACGCTGCTGCGGAACTTGAGGCCATCCAGTCTTCCATTGAGATCCTCAAGCTAAAGAGACAAAACATCAAACATCAGGCAGACAAAGGTGTTGGCCAGCGCAGCCACAACATATCTCCGAACTGCAATGTGATCGGGTTTGTCGACGATTCGTATAAGTTCACAGAATTCACCTTGTCGGATCTGCAAACTGCTACTTGCGATTTCTCGGAAAGCTTCAAAATGGGGCAAGGAGGCTATGCTTGTGTATATAAAGGAGAAATTATGAGTAGAAGTGTAGTGATCAAAAAATTGCTTTCACATAATTTCCGAGGCTCCATGGAGTTTCAACAAGAG GTTTATGTTCTTAGCAAACTGAGGCATCCTCATCTTGTTACCCTAATCGGTGCTTGCCCAGAAGCCCTAGCTCTTGTTTACGAGTATTTACCAAAAGGGTCCCTCCAAGATTGCCTCTTCTCGCGAGGCACCAATCCACCATTAACATGGAAAATGCGTGCCAGGATTATTGCTGAGGTCTCAAGCGCGCTCCTCTTTCTGCACTCCTCCAAACCGGAAAAGATCATCCACGGTGATCTAAAACCTGATAACATCTTTCTCGATTCAAACTTCCACTCCAAGATCTGTGATTTCGGTATTTGCAGACTAGTCCCTGAGGAAACAGTAAATTACCCCTTGTTCCGGAGAAGCACAGAGCCTAAAGGTTCATTCCCTTATTCTGACCCGGAATATCAGAGAACCGAACTTTTGGCTCCAAAGTCCGATGTATATTCCTTTGGGATCATTATCCTTCAGATTCTCACAGGAAAACTGCCTCTAGGGTTACCGAATGAAGTAAGGCGGTGCATGTCATTGGGGAAGCTGTCATCGATATTGGATCCGACAGCTGGAGAGTGGCCAACTGATGTGGCGATAAGGCTCGCAGAGTTTGGCTTGCAATGCTGCGAGTTGAATGTTCGTGATCGGCCTGAGTTGACGCCGGAAATTGTGAGGGAGTTGGAACAGCTACATTTGATGAAGGAAAGGCCGGTGCCTTCCTTCTTCCTATGCCCAATTCTTCAG GAAATAATGCATGATCCACAGGTGGCGGCGGATGGCTTCACTTATGAAGGGCGCGCTTTGCGGGGTTGGTTGGAGAATGGTAGAGAAACATCTCCTATGACCAATTTGAAGCTAAAGCACCTGAATCTTACTCCCAACCACGCTCTTCGATTCGCCATCCAGGATTGGCTTTGCCAATCTTGA
- the LOC109723951 gene encoding uncharacterized protein LOC109723951: MDDRYLDDAELWAVIDSAAASRSRKPLLAASPSPATYRNPSYPRHHIKAEEEIRVPADGEVVQQDESWAHRRPPKMARFVDSIDTADRRMVVARNHPPAPVVSALPEPYGSPETGRWVVKEVSPVVETPSPDSWKREVIGEENTRHSLLGQFPSVSTFKHYQEAALAILDKADYTVISGNPYIKKSGWRKISFFFNISFEIKDKSIEFDENRNVQRAEFVVRAIMQGGRFSDGWGSCERREKRFMKPNHDIPSTAETRAKNKACQDLLGIGHFRPI; encoded by the exons ATGGACGATCGCTACCTCGACGACGCCGAGCTCTGGGCCGTCATcgactccgccgccgcctcccgctcACGGAAGCCCCTCCTCGCCGCAAGCCCTTCCCCTGCGACCTACCGGAACCCTTCTTACCCTAGGCACCACATCAAGGCCGAGGAGGAGATTAGGGTTCCGGCGGACGGGGAGGTGGTGCAGCAGGACGAGAGCTGGGCCCACCGTCGCCCGCCGAAGATGGCGAGATTCGTCGATTCGATCGATACCGCAGATCGGAGGATGGTCGTAGCTCGGAATCATCCTCCGGCGCCGGTGGTCTCGGCCTTGCCGGAGCCGTACGGATCGCCGGAGACGGGGAGGTGGGTGGTGAAGGAGGTGAGCCCGGTGGTGGAGACCCCGTCGCCGGATTCTTGGAAGCGTGAGGTGATCGGGGAGGAGAACACACGGCATAGCTTGTTAGGGCAGTTCCCTTCAGTGTCTACTTTTAAGCACTACCAGGAGGCAGCGCTCGCG ATTCTAGATAAAGCTGATTACACCGTGATCTCTGGAAACCCATATATAAAGAAGTCAG GATGGAGAAAGATATcatttttcttcaatatctcatTTGAAATCAAAGACAAATCCATCGAGTTTGATGAAAACAGAAATGTCCAGCGTGCTGAATTTGTCGTCCGAGCCATTATGCA AGGTGGGAGATTCTCTGATGGATGGGGCTCATGCGAACGACGTGAGAAAAGGTTCATGAAACCTAACCATGATATTCCGAGCACAGCTGAAACCAGAGCTAAAAATAAAGCTTGCCAG GACCTCCTTGGAATTGGACACTTCCGTCCTATTTGA
- the LOC109723839 gene encoding metallothionein-like protein type 2, which translates to MSCCGGNCGCGSGCSCGSGCGGCKMYPELGEEKSFTAQTVIVGVAPQKEQFEGSEMAAGSENGGCKCGSNCTCDPCNCK; encoded by the exons atgtcgtgCTGTGGTGGGAATTGCGGGTGCGGATCCGGGTGCAGCTGTGGGAGCGGATGCGGAGG GTGCAAGATGTACCCTGAACTGGGTGAGGAGAAGAGCTTCACTGCTCAAACCGTGATCGTGGGGGTTGCACCTCAGAAGGa GCAGTTTGAGGGGTCTGAGATGGCTGCTGGATCCGAGAATGGTGGGTGCAAGTGCGGATCCAACTGCACCTGCGATCCCTGCAACTGCAAATGA